Proteins from a single region of Hordeum vulgare subsp. vulgare chromosome 6H, MorexV3_pseudomolecules_assembly, whole genome shotgun sequence:
- the LOC123403027 gene encoding CBL-interacting protein kinase 26-like has product MDRESNAKHSVLELMLLDASAEPMDLPLSLLEDITNGFSHDQQIGSGGFAVLYKGILGKVTIAVKKLSKTFDNHEKQFHEEVSCLMKAKHKNIVRFLGYCSDTRGKMVAFEGKLVMADVRQRLLCFEYLPRGSLDKYIAGSSYVLQWKESYQIIKEICEGLHYLHVERRIVHLDLKPTNILLDCNMVPKIADFGLSRRFCEKQSQILTAEVKGTLGYMAPEFVNNGQITFKSDIYSLGIIITEILTRQRGYRDVEDVLDIWRNRLQESQREIHLEQVRVCTEIAKECSDYNPANRPAIQDIINRLDETESVGGSIETRGSTLSVAQEEKDPSEQHQWTPKVPGEASDEDCRMEVGTILMKRYEIGRLIAQGDLAKVYYAQNLTSEQDVAIKMIDKDKVSSVELMVRIKREMTLMNLLGHPNVLKLVEVMASKSKLYFVLEYPKGGDLSTKIVTGGLHEDAARKYFRQLISAVEYCHSQGVYHRNLNLENILLDENGNLKISDFGLSVLPGSREDGLFHYPCGTPAYVAPEVLSWRGYAGAKVDIWSCGVILFVLVAGYLPFQGTDATDLFNKISLGKYECPSWISVKLKDILCKILDLDPSTRASVSSIKASAWYRNHIEVKACKGEATTSETTECSMLSKGKTKCSNSVGNQAPSSFTHSNAVGVISLSVKFYLSNLSEKKYGLWENKFTARLPAETLFARINELAEQLKLKVKKKENGILKLVASEEGMGRLELDAEVFELAPSFLLVEIKITNGDKEYELQMKVKDAVRLIFKDMVWAWQDDSHSQQPQFTLFR; this is encoded by the exons ATGGACCGCGAAAGTAATGCTAAACACAGTGTCCTGGAGCTCATGCTACTCGATGCAAGTGCAGAACCGATGGATCTGCCTCTATCACTTCTGGAAGACATCACAAATGGTTTCTCTCATGATCAGCAAATTGGCAGTGGTGGGTTTGCAGTGCTTTATAAG GGAATACTCGGGAAAGTGACGATTGCCGTGAAAAAACTGTCAAAAACATTCGATAATCACGAGAAACAATTCCATGAAGAGGTTAGCTGTCTGATGAAGGCGAAGCACAAAAATATAGTTCGATTTCTGGGGTACTGTTCTGACACACGAGGCAAAATGGTAGCCTTTGAGGGAAagcttgtcatggcagatgttcgGCAAAGGTTGCTCTGCTTCGAGTATCTACCTAGAGGGAGCCTTGATAAGTATATCGCTG GATCATCTTATGTACTTCAATGGAAAGAGAGCTATCAGATCATCAAAGAAATCTGTGAAGGGCTACATTATCTCCATGTGGAGCGGCGTATAGTCCATTTAGATCTTAAGCCTACAAATATATTGTTGGATTGTAATATGGTTCCGAAAATTGCTGATTTCGGTCTCTCAAGGCGATTCTGTGAAAAGCAAAGCCAAATTCTTACTGCAGAAGTGAAGGGTACTTT GGGATACATGGCACCAGAGTTTGTAAATAATGGACAAATTACATTCAAGTCGGACATATATAGTCTTGGCATTATAATCACAGAGATACTGACGAGGCAGAGGGGATATCGTGATGTTGAGGAT GTACTTGATATCTGGAGGAATAGGTTGCAGGAATCACAGAGAGAGATACATTTGGAACAAGTACGAGTATGCACTGAGATAGCGAAAGAGTGCTCTGATTATAACCCAGCAAATAGGCCAGCTATACAAGATATAATTAATAGGCTTGATGAAACAGAAAGTGTGGGTGGGTCCATTGAAACTCGTGGGAGTACTTTATCAGTAGCGCAG GAAGAAAAGGACCCCAGTGAGCAGCATCAGTGGACACCTAAGGTACCAGGAGAGGCAAGCGACGAG GACTGTCGAATGGAGGTGGGCACAATTTTGATGAAGCGCTATGAAATTGGGAGACTTATAGCACAAGGGGACCTGGCCAAGGTATATTATGCTCAGAATCTCACAAGTGAACAAGATGTTGCAATAAAGATGATTGATAAGGACAAGGTCTCAAGCGTTGAGCTGATGGTGCGTATAAAGAGGGAGATGACACTAATGAATCTGTTAGGacatccaaacgtcctgaaacttgttgaggttaTGGCTAGCAAGAGCAAGCTTTATTTTGTTTTGGAGTATCCTAAAGGAGGAGACCTTTCCACCAAAATTGTCACTGGAGGGTTACATGAGGATGCTGCGAGGAAGTACTTCCGTCAGTTGATTAGTGCCGTGGAGTACTGCCATAGCCAAGGTGTTTATCATCGCAACTTGAATCTAGAAAACATACTCTTGGACGAGAATGGCAACTTAAAAATCTCTGATTTTGGTCTAAGTGTCCTACCTGGATCCAGGGAAGATGGCCTCTTCCATTATCCCTGTGGAACTCCAGCTTATGTTGCTCCTGAAGTGCTTAGTTGGAGAGGCTATGCTGGTGCAAAGGTTGACATATGGTCCTGCGGAGTAATTCTATTTGTGCTGGTGGCTGGTTACCTTCCTTTCCAAGGTACAGATGCTACAGATTTGTTTAATAAAATTTCCTTAGGGAAGTATGAATGCCCTTCTTGGATTTCTGTTAAGCTGAAAGATATACTATGTAAGATTCTTGATCTAGATCCAAGCACCAGGGCTTCTGTTTCAAGCATAAAGGCAAGCGCTTGGTACAGAAATCACATTGAGGTAAAGGCTTGCAAAGGTGAAGCCACAACCTCTGAAACGACAGAGTGCAGTATGTTATCAAAGGGAAAGACAAAATGCAGTAATTCAGTGGGGAATCAAGCGCCATCAAGCTTCACACACTCGAATGCAGTTGGCGTCATTTCTCTCTCAGTGAAATTTTACCTATCCAATTTGTCTGAGAAAAAGTATGGACTGTGGGAGAACAAATTTACCGCTAGGCTGCCAGCAGAAACTTTATTTGCCAGGATAAATGAATTGGCCGAGCAGTTGAAGCTCAAAGTTAAAAAGAAAGAAAACGGTATTCTGAAATTGGTAGCATCAGAGGAAGGAATGGGGAGACTTGAGCTTGACGCAGAGGTCTTTGAGCTTGCGCCTTCTTTTCTATTAGTTGAAATAAAAATAACAAACGGAGATAAAGAGTATGAACTACAGATGAAAGTGAAAGATGCAGTAAGGCTTATATTCAAGGATATGGTTTGGGCTTGGCAAGATGATTCGCACTCGCAACAACCACAATTTACATTGTTTAGGTAG
- the LOC123403716 gene encoding uncharacterized protein LOC123403716 → MAWQQSASPPAAKSSPPPATTTVISLDEDLLREIFHRLPSLPSLVRAALSCRTFLGAVRSSPAFRRSFREAHLPPLLGLFFDPEGPSIPAFAPLRRRSDPDHAAVVRGADFFLTRLPADDDAFPGWAIEACCHGNVLLQNCSLEQLAVYNPLTRALDLIPQPPDKFFDDARGHAKYLGCYILSSEEGSEPLRLVYTCHDNSRARAAVFLSESREWQIFPWSEAVTPLPEDEHWLKVGTLVNGFVYWIHANEAYILVLNTATLHFSQMDLPPTLVARDLVFRVGESKDGKPCIVCPIDFELFVWVRGTEDDGIETWIFDERFPLETIVEVTKSTLVEHGDLKVVATTGGFVYFSTMETLLDGHNPSWFMSLCMETGELSTLFQRRFDGHPHPYIMAWPPCLIDNQVHPQFEGA, encoded by the coding sequence ATGGCCTGGCAGCAATCAGCATCGCCGCCGGCGGCGAAGTCATCGCCACCACCCGCTACCACCACCGTAATCTCTCTCGACGAAGATCTCCTCCGCGAGATCTTCCaccgcctcccctccctcccgagCCTCGTCCGCGCCGCCCTCAGCTGCCGCACCTTCCTCGGCGCCGTCCGCTCGTCCCCCGCCTTCCGCCGCAGCTTCCGGGAGGCCCACCTGCCCCCTCTCCTCGGCCTCTTCTTCGACCCCGAAGGCCCCTCCATCCCCGCCTTCGCGCCGCTCCGCCGCCGCTCCGACCCTGACCACGCGGCCGTCGTCCGCGGCGCCGATTTCTTCCTCACCCGcctccccgccgacgacgacgccTTCCCGGGGTGGGCCATAGAAGCCTGCTGCCACGGCAACGTCCTCCTCCAGAACTGCAGCCTGGAGCAGCTCGCCGTCTACAACCCCCTCACGCGGGCCCTGGATCTCATCCCCCAGCCGCCCGACAAGTTCTTCGACGACGCCCGCGGCCACGCCAAGTACCTTGGATGCTACATCCTCTCCTCCGAGGAGGGCAGCGAGCCGCTGCGGCTGGTCTACACCTGCCACGACAATTCGCGGGCGCGTGCCGCCGTCTTCTTGTCGGAAAGCAGGGAGTGGCAGATCTTCCCGTGGTCGGAGGCTGTGACGCCACTGCCTGAAGACGAGCACTGGCTTAAAGTTGGCACGCTGGTGAATGGGTTCGTCTACTGGATACACGCAAATGAGGCCTACATCCTCGTGCTGAACACCGCGACGCTGCATTTCTCCCAAATGGATTTGCCGCCGACCTTGGTGGCGCGAGACCTCGTATTCAGGGTTGGCGAGAGCAAAGATGGGAAGCCTTGCATTGTGTGCCCAATTGATTTCGAGCTTTTTGTTTGGGTCCGGGGAACCGAGGATGACGGCATCGAGACATGGATATTCGACGAGAGGTTTCCGTTGGAGACTATTGTCGAGGTCACCAAGAGTACACTTGTGGAACATGGTGACCTGAAGGTTGTGGCAACTACTGGTGGATTTGTCTACTTCTCTACCATGGAAACGCTCCTTGATGGTCATAATCCTAGTTGGTTCATGTCTCTATGCATGGAGACAGGGGAGCTCTCCACgctctttcagaggagatttgacGGCCATCCCCATCCCTACATCATGGCATGGCCTCCTTGTTTGATAGACAACCAGGTGCACCCTCAATTCGAAGGTGCTTGA